Within Bactrocera oleae isolate idBacOlea1 chromosome 6, idBacOlea1, whole genome shotgun sequence, the genomic segment taggcgGTACGAAAAGAAATGCATGCGTTACGTAAATTGCTCTCCGGCGGCAGTTTAGCTTTTTGTTTACAATCTACTAAAATCTTTGTAACAAGCGCCGGGGCACAAGGTCAGGGCATAACAAATGAATCGCTAATTAACAATGTTTTAAATGCCGTGAGTAAAGCTATAAGCAGTGCAGATGAGAATCATGAGTATGTCGAAAAAGGTAGCAAAAAGAAAGTGCAAAGTGCGAGTGTGTCATTAGCGAATGTATTTGGAGCACTAGGTTGCGCTTATGATATATTACGAATTAATGTGCTACGGTGTAAAACACGAGAACGCAATGCAATAGAGAGTACGGGTGGCAGTAATCAAACGGCACCGCCCGCAGTTGCAATGTGTGTAAAACGTGAAGAAGAAAAAGTATGTATGCCATTAGAGGTAGAAGCGATGGCGATGCTTTGCAAAAGCACCAAAGTAAGTCGATTGTACGACATACTTATCGAAAGCATATGCCGCTCATTGCGACTATTCGAACAAAGCATGGTAGAGCGTTTAGACAATTCCACTGAAACACCACAGCTGCTTAGGCCTTCTGGCTACCACTTTTTTCCTCAGGTCTGTGATacgaatacataaatattttcatgaagTTCCAAATcaactgtaaattttttatatataatatttttcaggaGTTTGGACATTTCTTGTCGTGTTCGTACTTGGACGGAGTATCGGATGATGAAACTAGTGTACAGGATAAACGTAAGAAATTACATCGGCATTTTGGATTACCGGTCACACGACCATATTTTCGACGTGCCAACCACTGTCTCTTCTATGATGAGCTTAGCAAACCAGCACCGTTGGTGAACACACATGTGGGTTTGCGACCTAGTGGCATTGCCGACGGTAGACAATATCTTGTGCAGGGAAATTACTATTACTATCattatttgcaacaacaaatgcaagatAAAGGTTGGGGATGTGCGTATCGATCATTGCAGACGATTTGTTCATGGTTTCTGCTGCAAGGATATACAGAAAAACCAGTACCAACTCATCacgaaatacaaaaacatttagTAAATATTGGCGATAAGCAAGCCAATTTCGTTGGATCCACACAATGGATAGGTTCTACGGAAGTCAGCATGTGTCTTCAAGGCTTTCTTAACGTTGACTCAAGAATACAGCACGTTACTTCTGGCGCCGAAGTAGCTAATCTTGCTTCTGATTTGGCCATGCATTTTCAAACACAAGGTACACCCATTATGATCGGAGGTGGCGTATTGGCACACACCATAATCGGCATCGACTACTGCTCGCAAACGGGGAAAGTTAAGTTTCTGATATTAGATCCGCATTATACGGGCGCAGACGATTTACACATGATACAGACGAAGGGTTGGTGTGGTTGGAAGGGTGGTGATTTTTGGGATAAAAAGAGCTACTACAATCTTTGTATGCCACAGCGACcgattatattttaatgataccAGTGCGATGTTTGCGTATGTTTTCAAAAGTCAATGTTTACTCATTTTTTACGCGTAAAGATTTGTTTCCAGGCATAGTT encodes:
- the Ufsp2 gene encoding probable Ufm1-specific protease 2; this translates as MLPKLKISVFLLKRLERIKQQCSGCLFGVLYGEGTLLLMAFNVESTIGHLNYEQIQYKFPAELDLCGLVKFGDCTDAEAHLNEILKDVDITDNPILLQCELGTLVGMRACVFIHSKLEEVPYEIMEAEQLYRDFCFTKLKCSLELYTPQTVEAVRKEMHALRKLLSGGSLAFCLQSTKIFVTSAGAQGQGITNESLINNVLNAVSKAISSADENHEYVEKGSKKKVQSASVSLANVFGALGCAYDILRINVLRCKTRERNAIESTGGSNQTAPPAVAMCVKREEEKVCMPLEVEAMAMLCKSTKVSRLYDILIESICRSLRLFEQSMVERLDNSTETPQLLRPSGYHFFPQEFGHFLSCSYLDGVSDDETSVQDKRKKLHRHFGLPVTRPYFRRANHCLFYDELSKPAPLVNTHVGLRPSGIADGRQYLVQGNYYYYHYLQQQMQDKGWGCAYRSLQTICSWFLLQGYTEKPVPTHHEIQKHLVNIGDKQANFVGSTQWIGSTEVSMCLQGFLNVDSRIQHVTSGAEVANLASDLAMHFQTQGTPIMIGGGVLAHTIIGIDYCSQTGKVKFLILDPHYTGADDLHMIQTKGWCGWKGGDFWDKKSYYNLCMPQRPIIF